One Anolis carolinensis isolate JA03-04 chromosome 5, rAnoCar3.1.pri, whole genome shotgun sequence DNA segment encodes these proteins:
- the chrm2 gene encoding muscarinic acetylcholine receptor M2, producing MNNSTNISSLEDVMALASPYKTVEVVFIVLVAGSLSLVTIIGNILVMVSIKVNRHLQTVNNYFLFSLACADLIIGVFSMNLYTLYTVIGYWPLGPVVCDLWLALDYVVSNASVMNLLIISFDRYFCVTKPLTYPVRRTTKMAGMMIAAAWVLSFILWAPAILFWQFIVGERTVPDGECYIQFLSNAAVTFGTAIAAFYLPVIIMTILYWQISRASKSRVKKDKKEDPASPSLVQGKTGKPNNNNIPTKVDGIEHSKIQNGKATGESVVENCVTTEEKESSNDSTSVSAVASNVKEDEAIKEDARVSVSQVNTKVENSKLTCIRILTKSPKGDCSSSANTTVEIVGPDEQNGDEKQNVVARKIVKMTKQPAKKKTPPSREKKVTRTILAILLAFIITWTPYNVMVLINSFCSACIPNTVWTIGYWLCYINSTINPACYALCNATFKKTFKHLLMCHYKNIGATR from the coding sequence ATGAATAACTCAACGAACATAAGCTCTTTGGAGGATGTGATGGCCTTGGCGAGTCCATATAAAACTGTTGAGGTGGTCTTCATTGTCCTGGTGGCCGGGTCCCTCAGCCTAGTGACCATCATTGGAAACATTCTGGTTATGGTGTCCATTAAAGTAAACCGGCACCTGCAGACAGTCAACAATTACTTTCTTTTCAGCTTGGCATGTGCTGATTTGATCATCGGTGTTTTCTCCATGAACCTGTACACTCTTTACACTGTGATTGGCTACTGGCCCTTGGGGCCTGTGGTTTGTGACTTGTGGCTGGCTCTTGACTACGTGGTCAGCAATGCCTCTGTTATGAACCTGCTTATCATCAGCTTTGACAGATATTTTTGTGTCACCAAGCCTCTGACTTATCCAGTCAGGCGGACCACTAAGATGGCAGGTATGATGATTGCAGCTGCCTGGGTTCTGTCCTTCATCTTGTGGGCCCCAGCAATTCTCTTTTGGCAGTTCATTGTAGGGGAAAGAACTGTTCCTGATGGAGAGTGCTATATTCAATTCTTGTCCAATGCAGCCGTCACATTTGGCACAGCTATTGCTGCTTTCTATCTGCCTGTCATCATCATGACTATTCTCTATTGGCAAATATCACGTGCCAGTAAGAGCAGGGTTAAGAAAGACAAAAAGGAGGATCCAGCTTCTCCAAGTCTGGTCCAAGGTAAAACAGGGAAACCAAACAATAACAACATCCCAACCAAAGTAGATGGTATAGAACATAGCAAAATTCAGAATGGCAAAGCCACAGGGGAATCAGTGGTAGAAAATTGTGTTACAACAGAGGAGAAGGAAAGCTCCAATGATTCCACCTCTGTCAGTGCTGTCGCTTCCAATGTAAAAGAGGATGAAGCCATTAAAGAGGATGCAAGGGTTTCTGTCTCCCAAGTCAATACCAAAGTGGAAAATTCCAAACTGACATGCATCAGGATACTCACAAAGTCCCCCAAAGGTGACTGTAGTAGCTCTGCCAACACCACCGTGGAGATTGTAGGCCCCGATGAACAAAATGGAGATGAGAAGCAGAATGTTGTAGCACGTAAGATTGTCAAGATGACAAAGCAGCCTGCCAAAAAGAAGACACCTCCTTCCAGGGAGAAAAAAGTTACCAGGACTATCTTGGCTATTCTCCTGGCCTTCATCATTACCTGGACACCATACAATGTGATGGTTCTCATCAACAGCTTCTGTTCAGCTTGTATCCCTAACACAGTATGGACGATTGGCTATTGGCTGTGCTACATCAACAGCACCATTAATCCTGCCTGTTATGCACTCTGCAatgctaccttcaagaaaacctTTAAGCACCTCCTAATGTGTCATTACAAGAACATAGGTGCCACGAGGTGA